A stretch of Henckelia pumila isolate YLH828 chromosome 4, ASM3356847v2, whole genome shotgun sequence DNA encodes these proteins:
- the LOC140862551 gene encoding uncharacterized protein yields MRLCIDYQQLNQVTVKNKYPLSRIYDLFDQLQGTSIYSKIDLRSGYHQLWVREEDISKKTFRTRSRSTTVAEIRSFLWMAGYYRRFLENFSQISKPSTQLTKKYVPFVWTLECKESFQELPRRLTTALVLALSSGLDGYVVHTNASLQGMGCVLSQRVHDFTFDRMSHLYVQNVVCLHGIPLSIVSDRDLRFTSRFWGGFQRALCTTLSLSTTYHPETEVQSERTIRTLEDMLRAKVMNFGPAWHDLLASVDFYYNNSYHHNIDMAPFEALYGCRCRTPLFWDEVGDRKVEGAQLMQQMTDVRDVSYRLAFPPYLFGIHDVFHVSLLRQYVVDELHILHPNEVKLDQDLSYVDRPLRILDRKDKVLRNKRIPLVMVQWQHRGTEEATWELESRMVKEISDEFKDIRDGLGMIENGPKGDQERKQRLENGNNVLENRKMEPKNCRKEAKKEDGRIRAVR; encoded by the exons ATGCGTTTGTGTATAGACTATCAACAGCTTAACCAagtgactgtgaagaataagtatcctctttcgCGGATATATGATctatttgatcagttacagggcaCTTCCATttactcgaagattgatctgcgaTCGGGATATCATCAGTTATGGGTTAGAGAGGAGGATATCTCTAAAAAAACATTTCGCACACG GTCGCGTTCGACGACAGTTGcggagattcgtagttttctttGGATGGCAGGCTACTACCGTAGATTCTTGGAGAACTTTTCTCAGATTTCTAAGCCTTCGACACAGTTGACGAAAAAATACGTGCCTTTCGTTTGGACGTTGGAGTGCAAGGAGAGTTTTCAAGAGTTGCCTCGCCGTCTGACTACTGCTCTAGTGCTAGCTCTATCGTCTGGATTAGATGGTTATGTGGTCCACACCAACGCTTCTCTGCAGGGTATGGGATGTGTGTTGTCACAGAGAGttcat GACTTTACTTTTGATCGAATGTCACATTTGTATGTGCAAAATGTTGTTTGTCtgcatgggattccattgaGCATCGTCAGTGACCGAGATCTGAGGTTTACCTCTAGGTTTTGGGGTGGCTTCCAGCGAGCTCTTTGTACTACACTGagtctgagtacaacttatcacccGGAGACCGAAGTACAGAGCGAAAGGACTATTCGTACcctcgaggatatgcttcgagctaaAGTAATGAATTTTggaccagcgtggcatgatctcTTGGCATCAGtagatttttattataataacagctaccaTCACAACATTGacatggcaccttttgaggcctTATATGGATGTCGCTGTCGTacgcctttgttttgggatgaagttGGCGACCGTAAAGTTGAAGGTGCGCAGTTGATGCAGCAGATGACCGAT gttCGAGATGTGTCTTACCGTCTAGCTTTTCCACCTTATCTTTTTGGcattcatgatgtgtttcacgtatctTTGCTGAGACAATACGTGGTGGATGAGTTGCACATTTTACATCCGAATGAGGTGAAATTGGACCAGGATCTGTCCTATGTGGATAGACCTCtcaggattcttgacaggaaagaCAAGGTTCTTCGCAACAAAAGAATACCATTGGTGATGGTGCAGTGGCAGCATAGAGGAaccgaggaagcaacttgggagttagagagcCGGAT GGTTAAGGAAATCTCAGACGAGTTCAAGGACATCAGAGATGGACTCGGAATGATCGAAAATGGCCCAAAGGGTGACCAAGAACGAAAACAACGTTTGGAGAATGGAAACAACGTTCTG gaaaatagAAAAATGGAGCCAAAGAATTGTAGAAAAGAAGCAAAGAAAGAAGATGGAAGAATTAGAGCTGTTCGTTAG